In a genomic window of bacterium:
- a CDS encoding ATP-grasp domain-containing protein — protein sequence MHRPPTPKRLLVANRGEIAVRVLRAAAELAWPTVAVFSEDDARALHVRRADVARPLRGAGPTAYLDAAQLIGIARETGCDLVHPGYGFLSERADFAEACRDAGLGFVGPRPETLALLGDKTAARDLARRHDVPVLPGTFAATTLEEARRFRAALGPDDALVVKARAGGGGRGMRVVRPGDDLDAAYRRCASEAAAAFGDGALYVERLLPRARHLEVQIVGDGSGAVVHLGERECSLQRRHQKLVEVAPSPRLEAVLRARLTDAAVRLGRAVGYAGVGTVEFLLGEPGPVFLEANPRLQVEHTVTEMVTGLDLVHLQLHLAAGATLAELGLAQDRVPAPRGCAVQVRVNMETLDAAGTVRPGGGTIAVFEPPSGPGLRVDTFGYAGYTTTPRFDALLAKLIAHAADHATAVAKARRALREFRVEGVPTNLPLLERLLALPAVAAGAVDTGFVEEQLAALLAPEPAAPAPLFFASEAPPHGAAGRAGAQIDAVDPLAVLAHGKGSTAGGAAAPPRPSSPLADVPPLGPDEVCVVAPLQGTVVTVDVAVGDAVAAGHALLVMEAMKMEHVVAAPAGGVVRRLGAAAGDTVRERHPLVVLAARDVAVAAGAVAVTVDLDHVRPDLAEVHARHAVGLDAARPEAVARRHAKGQRTARENVDDLCDPGSFVEYGALALAAQRRRRTLDDLVARTPADGLVCGVGRVNGDRFSPERARCAVLAYDYTVLAGTQGLQNHRKKDRLFALAHEQRLPVVFFTEGGGGRPGDTDGAGVAGLDCLAFRSFGRLSGLVPLVGVNAGRCFAGNAALLGCCDVVIATEDSSIGMGGPAMIEGGGLGVFHPDEVGPMRVQRANGVVDVAVRDEAEGVRVAKQYLSYFQGPVADWSCADQRRLRTAIPENRLRVYDVRSVIETLADTGSVLELRRGFGAGMVTALARVEGRPLGIVANDPMHLAGAIDPDAADKAARFLQLCDAFDVPLLFLCDTPGIMVGPEVEKRAMVRHAARLFVVGASLSVPFCTIVLRKGYGLGAQAMAGGSFHAPVLTVAWPTGEFGGMGLEGAVKLGFRKELAAVEDPAARRRLFDDMVARMYEIGKGVNMASHFEIDDVIDPIDSRRVVASALHQGPPPAPRTGKKRPCVDTW from the coding sequence ATGCATCGTCCCCCGACCCCGAAGCGCCTCCTGGTCGCGAACCGCGGCGAGATCGCGGTGCGCGTCCTGCGCGCGGCCGCCGAGCTCGCCTGGCCCACCGTCGCGGTGTTCTCCGAGGACGACGCGCGGGCCCTGCACGTCCGCCGCGCCGACGTCGCACGGCCGCTGCGCGGCGCCGGCCCGACGGCCTACCTCGACGCGGCGCAGCTGATCGGGATCGCGCGCGAGACGGGCTGCGACCTCGTCCATCCGGGCTACGGCTTCCTCTCCGAGCGCGCCGACTTCGCCGAGGCCTGCCGCGACGCCGGCCTCGGCTTCGTGGGACCGCGTCCCGAGACGCTGGCGCTGCTCGGCGACAAGACGGCGGCCCGCGACCTCGCCCGCCGGCACGACGTTCCCGTCCTGCCCGGAACCTTCGCCGCGACGACGCTCGAGGAGGCGCGGCGGTTCCGCGCCGCGCTCGGGCCCGACGACGCCCTCGTCGTGAAGGCGCGCGCCGGCGGCGGCGGCCGCGGCATGCGCGTCGTGCGGCCCGGCGACGATCTCGACGCCGCGTATCGGCGCTGCGCCTCCGAGGCGGCCGCGGCGTTCGGCGACGGTGCCCTCTACGTCGAGCGGCTGTTGCCGCGGGCGCGGCATCTCGAGGTGCAGATCGTCGGCGACGGCAGCGGCGCGGTCGTACATCTCGGCGAACGCGAGTGCAGCCTCCAGCGCCGCCACCAGAAGCTCGTCGAGGTGGCGCCGAGCCCGCGTCTCGAGGCCGTGCTCCGCGCGCGGCTCACCGACGCCGCCGTGCGCCTCGGCCGCGCGGTCGGCTACGCCGGCGTCGGCACCGTGGAGTTCCTGCTGGGCGAGCCGGGGCCGGTGTTCCTCGAGGCCAACCCGCGCCTCCAGGTCGAGCACACCGTCACCGAGATGGTGACCGGCCTCGACCTCGTGCACCTCCAGCTGCACCTCGCGGCCGGCGCCACGCTGGCGGAGCTGGGCCTCGCGCAGGACCGCGTCCCGGCGCCGCGCGGCTGCGCGGTGCAGGTGCGCGTCAACATGGAGACGCTCGACGCCGCCGGCACCGTGCGTCCGGGGGGCGGCACGATCGCGGTGTTCGAGCCGCCGAGCGGTCCCGGCCTGCGCGTCGACACCTTCGGCTACGCCGGCTACACGACGACGCCGCGCTTCGACGCGCTGCTCGCGAAGCTGATCGCACACGCCGCCGACCATGCGACGGCGGTCGCGAAGGCGCGGCGGGCGCTGCGCGAGTTCCGCGTCGAGGGCGTGCCGACGAACCTGCCGCTGCTGGAGCGCCTGCTCGCCCTGCCGGCGGTGGCGGCGGGCGCGGTCGACACCGGCTTCGTCGAGGAGCAGCTCGCGGCGCTCCTCGCGCCCGAGCCGGCGGCGCCCGCGCCGCTCTTCTTCGCGTCGGAGGCGCCGCCGCATGGCGCTGCGGGCCGCGCCGGGGCGCAGATCGACGCGGTCGATCCGCTCGCGGTGCTCGCGCACGGGAAGGGATCGACGGCCGGGGGCGCGGCCGCGCCGCCGCGGCCGTCCTCGCCGCTCGCGGACGTGCCGCCGCTCGGGCCCGACGAGGTGTGCGTCGTCGCGCCGTTGCAGGGCACCGTGGTGACGGTCGACGTCGCGGTGGGCGACGCCGTCGCCGCCGGGCACGCGCTGCTGGTCATGGAGGCGATGAAGATGGAGCACGTCGTCGCCGCGCCGGCCGGCGGCGTCGTGCGCCGCCTGGGCGCGGCGGCGGGCGACACGGTGCGGGAGAGGCACCCGCTCGTCGTGCTCGCGGCCCGGGACGTCGCCGTCGCCGCCGGGGCGGTGGCGGTGACGGTCGATCTGGATCACGTCCGGCCCGACCTGGCCGAGGTGCACGCGCGCCACGCCGTCGGCCTCGACGCCGCGCGGCCCGAGGCCGTGGCGCGCCGGCACGCGAAGGGCCAGCGCACGGCGCGCGAGAACGTCGACGACCTGTGCGATCCCGGCTCGTTCGTCGAGTACGGCGCGCTCGCCCTCGCGGCGCAGCGCCGCCGCCGCACGCTCGACGACCTCGTCGCGCGCACGCCGGCCGACGGCCTCGTGTGCGGCGTCGGCCGCGTGAACGGCGACCGCTTCTCGCCGGAGCGCGCACGCTGCGCCGTGCTGGCCTACGACTACACCGTGCTCGCCGGGACGCAGGGCCTGCAGAACCACCGCAAGAAGGACCGCCTCTTCGCGCTCGCCCACGAGCAGCGCCTGCCGGTCGTCTTCTTCACCGAGGGCGGCGGCGGCCGGCCGGGCGACACCGACGGCGCAGGCGTCGCGGGGCTCGATTGCCTCGCGTTCCGCTCCTTCGGGCGGCTGTCGGGGCTGGTGCCGCTGGTCGGCGTCAACGCCGGCCGCTGCTTCGCCGGCAACGCCGCGCTGCTCGGCTGCTGCGACGTCGTCATCGCCACCGAGGACTCGAGCATCGGCATGGGCGGCCCGGCCATGATCGAGGGCGGCGGGCTCGGCGTCTTCCACCCCGACGAGGTCGGGCCGATGCGCGTGCAGCGCGCGAACGGGGTGGTCGACGTGGCCGTGCGCGACGAGGCGGAGGGCGTGCGGGTCGCGAAGCAGTACCTGTCGTACTTCCAGGGGCCGGTCGCGGACTGGTCGTGCGCGGATCAGCGGCGCCTGCGGACGGCGATCCCGGAGAACCGCCTGCGCGTCTACGACGTGCGCAGCGTGATCGAGACGCTCGCCGACACCGGCTCGGTGCTCGAGCTGCGCCGCGGCTTCGGCGCCGGCATGGTGACCGCGCTCGCGCGCGTCGAGGGGCGGCCCCTCGGCATCGTCGCCAACGACCCGATGCACCTGGCGGGCGCCATCGACCCCGACGCCGCCGACAAGGCGGCGCGCTTCCTGCAGCTCTGCGACGCCTTCGACGTGCCGCTCCTCTTCCTCTGCGACACGCCGGGCATCATGGTCGGCCCCGAGGTCGAGAAGCGCGCCATGGTGCGGCACGCCGCGCGCCTGTTCGTCGTCGGCGCCAGCCTCTCGGTGCCGTTCTGCACCATCGTGCTGCGCAAGGGCTACGGGCTCGGCGCGCAGGCGATGGCAGGCGGCAGCTTCCACGCGCCGGTGCTCACGGTCGCGTGGCCGACCGGCGAGTTCGGCGGCATGGGCCTCGAGGGCGCGGTGAAGCTCGGCTTCCGCAAGGAGCTGGCCGCGGTCGAGGACCCGGCGGCGCGCCGCCGCCTCTTCGACGACATGGTCGCGCGCATGTACGAGATCGGGAAGGGCGTGAACATGGCGTCGCACTTCGAGATCGACGACGTCATCGATCCGATCGACTCGCGCCGGGTGGTGGCGAGCGCG